The following DNA comes from Bos indicus isolate NIAB-ARS_2022 breed Sahiwal x Tharparkar chromosome 3, NIAB-ARS_B.indTharparkar_mat_pri_1.0, whole genome shotgun sequence.
gagaaggaaatggcaacccactccagtgttctttcctggagaatcccagggacgggagcctggtgggctgccgtctatggagtcacacagagttggacacgactgaagcgacttagcagcaaccttaGACCTGGGGATCCCCCTGCCTTCTGGATGTTTCCCTATGGAGCGTCCACAAGTACAATACATCTAAACCTGTAGCTCatcacccctccccacctcctgaaACTTGCCCCGGCCCCTTGTGAGGGGCCACCAAGCCACAGACGGAAGTGAGCCTCAGCTCCTCGCTGCCTCTCACTCCCCACTCCCAGCTAGTCGGTGTTCTCGTGCCATGTCCTGTCCATTCAGCCCTCCTAAATAGGAGGGCTCAATCCCATTCCCTCTGCCTCACCCTGCAGCCCCTGCGTGGCTACTGTAAGTTTCCCCATGGCTTTCCTTTCTCTGGTCTGTGGGTGCCCCATTCATTCTCCACTCTGTGTCCAGAGGTATTTTCTTGAATGCAAATCTGATCCTCTAACTCCCCTGCTTAGAAGAAGGTTATCAGTGTTTGTTTGCTAAATTCAACTCCGTTCCTTGCATTCTAATCAGTGATGCCCTGGCTGTTCATTAACACACCGGTGCCTACTCTAGTCACACATGGCGCCAGAACACACTGAAGACACAGAGCTGGGGTAGGTCAGGCACACACAGACGGCATCTCTCACCTCCAAGCCAAGTTCCCAGAGACCACCTTGAGACCCCATTTTGCATGAATGTGTGTATCCCCCATGGCAGTGggcacacacaaccacacacacctAGGAAGCAGGGATGAGGCGGGTGTGCCACTGGTGATATCAAGGGCTGACCAGGAGGTCCTGTGAGCACCAGTCTGGTGGCATCTGGGcaggggggctgggcaggggcttCCAATTCACACCCTAGCTTCTGGGGACCCTCCATCTCTGAGACTTTGCCCAGTCTACTGGTTCCTTCTTTCTTGGCCTCTGTGGAGCCAGACTCCAGCATCTGTGGCTTCCTGTACTCCTGGAGGAATGTAGGGGGGCATGGAGGAAGGAGACCCAGTAAGATCCTTGGCCCCCAGGCCTCAACAGGTCATTCTCAGATCCTGAGCTGGAGGGCCTGATGACCTCCATGGGATCTTGAGATTTGAGGACCCAGGCGTTCAGGGCCTCAGACTGGACCTTCCAACCTAGGAATGTCCTTCATTTGTCCTCCAGAGCAGGACACCTACTTCTCTCATTGGGATGGGTGGAGAGGGATCAGAAGGTGTGTGCAGAGGCCTCTGACCAAGCTCAGATCCTGTCCCAGCTTCCAGGGACCAACTCTGGGGCAAAGCGGTGGAGCTGAACTGAGTCAGGTCAGCTTGGCTGGGTGGGGACGGCTGGGAACTAGGACCTCAGGCTCTCTGTCGTGATCCCCATGGAAAAGGGCAGATTTAGAGAGCTAGTGAACTGGGCAGGGAGTGCAGGGACAGAAGCCAGGGCTGTGTGCAGGACTGGGGCCCTGGGGTCTGGCTTGGCTGAGTGGGAACAGGTGAGAAGAACAGGAAATAGGCCAGGCTCTCAGGGAGAGGGCAGCTTTGAACTTTCCTAGCCTCTGGGGTTTTCCCCTTGTCTGGAACCAACCAGCAAATTTCTTAATCCCACTGTCGCCCTGCCCAGAGGCCCCGCCCCCTGGCAGGAGCAAGAATGTGTCACACCTTTCCCCAGAACTCAGCCCCACTGCCAGGAAGGGGGAGCTGGCACAAGATTCCAGAGGCCTGGGGCTTGGAGGTGAGGCCTGACTCCCTTCACCTCCCAAGGCTTGGCCCCGCGGTCTCTGGAAGATGACCTCAAATGCCAGCCCGAGTGGGCTGGGCTCTGGCCAGGGAAGGCCAGGCCTGGCAGCTCATTACCGTGCGAGGGAGGGCAggttccctctccctcccctcctccttcctcccttgccTCCTTCCTCACTAGCTTCTCTCCTCCAGGGTCAAACCAGGCTGAGCTGATCTCAGCGGAGGCCCACAGGACCCACAGCAGctccaggggcccaggttccagcCGCCCGAGCAGGTGCCTGCAGCCATGTCAGTGCTCAGCCTGGTCGTCCTGAGCCTGCTCATGGCAGTGCCACCTGCCAGCTGTCAACAAGGTAGCATGGGCCTGGACCAGCCCCGGggctgtggggaggagagggtcgGGCTGGGTGCTGGGAGCCCAGGGGTGGAAGGGGTGGTCTTCTGTCCTCATCGCCCTTGGCACCTGCAGGTTGGAGGGGGAAGAGGCACTGGGCTAGCCAGAGGAACCTCCAAAGACAGACACAGACTTCTGGCTGGGACATGCTTCCCCCAAGTGAGAAATGAGGGCAGTAGGGAAACGCTGGATCTAGGGTTGAGGAGGGGAGTTGAGACCCACGCTCCAGGAGCAGGAATTGCCCTAGAGATGGCTGGGTTCTGAGAGTTGGGGGCTTCCAGGAGGGTGGGAGTAGGGGCTGAGCCACCCCTCAATGGCAGGCTTGTTTCTGGGGCGGTGCTGTCATGGTTTTGGCCTAAACCCCCTTTGTTTCCTACCCAAAGTCCCAGTGTGGTTCCCACCACCTTCCTGGGCTCTCTGTCCAGCTTCGCCTCGGTGTTGCTGTGTGCTGTGTATCTTCCGTCACCCAAGGAGATGAGCGAATCACTGcccttctctgagactcagttttctcatccataaaatgaagaCGATAAACCTGCCCACTCACCTCCCAGGGCACCCACCCTGCAGGGGTGGGGTAGGGCTTTGTATGGGTAAAGCTCCACACCCAGCAACTGGTGTCTGCCCTGTGCTGTGAGGCTGTGTTTGCAGCCAGAGTCTGGGGACTCTGCAGGTGGGATTTGGGCCCAGAGGGGGTTGACTTCCAGAGCACCCCTCCTTTGCAGCTGCCCTGAGCTCTCATGCATGTCTGCTTCAACTCTGTCTCTCAGGTCTTTGGGAACTGAAgatcagagaggctgagtaacttgTGTAGGTCACACACCAGAGCAAGAAGGGACAGGGCTAGAtctcctctctcctgccccaggccctgctccTTGTGCTGTATGTCCACCCCAGAGCCACCTGGAAGGAGGAGCAGTGTCCCTGGTGTGTCTGGAGGGAACTGGCTGCAGAGATAGGCCTCCCAGGGCCTGAGCCCTGACTCCCAATCCTTGAGTAGCCACTGACCTGAGGAAACAAAGGGCCTGAACCATTGTTTTTTGGGGAAACAATGAGTCCAAAACACAGCGTTTTGCCAAGTATGGAACATACAGTAACCACACTGTGTATCTCCCGTCACCCAAGGAGATGAGCAAGGTCTGACCACAGGACAGAGTTTCCAGGGCCCTCCCTCATTCCCAACACCTGCCAGGATCAGGGACTGCTCAGAGAGGAGGCAGTGCCTCTGGGCAGCAGGAGAGCTTTCGGGTAGATTCAAGGAAGGACCTTTGAGAAGGAATGAGGCAGAATGAAGTTTCTGATGCTCAGCCTGGGCCCTTTAAGTACAGGATGGCACTAGGGGTGcaggtattctggcctggaagcaGGACCTTTCACAAGTCTCCTGTTGGCCTCTGTCCCTTCCTGAGACATCTAACTGCTACTATGTGTCTGTCCTCAGTGTGGCCAGACTCTCTCGGGCTCACAGAGCACGGTGATGTCCAGGGAGAGGAGAGCCCTTTGGGGCTGCCAGTGGCTGAGGGCAGAGACTTCTGGGAAATCTTGAGGGTTAGAGGTGGTGTCAAGGGTCAAGGGTCAAAAAGCAGAGAAGGTACTTGGATGGGGCCTCAGTCCCTTGGGCACCCAGCCAGAGGAGCCGAAAGGGGATCAGGTTGGAAGCTCCCCTCCTGCCAAGACCCAGAGAGAGCTTGGCCCTCTGTCCTGCCTTTCCAAAGGTGTTCTGTCCCAGCCTTCCTCTGGGCGTCCCTGGCACCCCCAGCTGCACGGCCCTGCCTGTCCTTGCTCCCACGTCTATCCAACCCCATTTGCTACAAAACAGGATCTTCCAGATGCCAGCCCAGTCCTATTAGCTCTGGGCCTCCCCAGCCtgggagcaggggaggaggggagccaCCCTCCCTGGCAGGGCCAAGCTGGCTATTCAGGGGGCTGCCCTTTGGTCCCTGGGCCGAGGCTCTCCCTGGGGGCCCCTACTTGTTACCCACTGCAGCGGgagagggctgggggaagggacatTCTGGGCTGCCTGGACCTCAGACGCTGCTCTCTGAGGCTTCCTCCCTCCTtggctcctttctttcttccaaatCCTGTCTTCCTCTGAACCACCGTCCCCTTTATAAGCCCAGTGGTCAGACGAGGTCCTCGTTCCCCAGAAGGTTTCCTCTGGTCCAGGCAGCAGGCTGGGAGCCTCCAGCACAGGCTCCTGCCCAGAGGCAGgagggccccctgcactggcagccccACTGCGCCCAGCTTGCTGCAGGacacccccagccccccacccccccaccaaaacACAGCACACTCCTCCCTTTCCAGGCCGGGGGAACCTGCAGCCCTGGATGCAAGGCCTTATCGCCGTGGCTGTGTTCCTGGTCCTTGTCGCAATCGCCTTTGCTGTCAACCACTTCTGGTGCCAGGAAAAGCCGTGAGTGCTACCTGGGCGGCCCTGGGGTCTGGGCCGGCGCAGGCAGGGTGGGACCAGGACCCCGGCCACTGCTCTCATAGCAGGGAGAAGGGTTGATGAAATCCTCTCACTGTGTGGAAGGGACACGGAGGCCTGAGGTCTCAGGGAGCAGAGCTGAGGTTTGCTGGTGCCTAGAGCTGAGTGCACTCAGTGGGGGCAGTCGTCTCTTCTCGGATTCTCAGTGTTTCTACCTGTATAGTTGGGACAGCGGCCCGTCTGTGATGGGGGCTGTGAAAACCCCTGGACAGGAATgttctgcccttctccagggtctgcTGGCATGTCACATTCGGGAGGTACAGGGGGCAATGGGACAGATACTGCTCTTGTGCTCACAGACTCCCAGATGGGAAGGGAAGGCAAACATGGTGGGAGCCATCGCAGCTTGAGGCTGATGCTAAAGGAGCCTGCAGAGTGCCGTGTGGGCCTGACCTGGGGGGAAAGGAGGGCGATCAGAGAAGGTTTCCTACTGTATGTTTATCCTGAAGCCCAGGCAGGAGCCAGTCCCAGCACAGTGCAGGGTGGGAGAGCACGACAGTTGAGGGGTCCTAAGTTCAGGGCAGAGTACAAAGGTAGAGGGGGCTGGGCTGAAATCTAGTTCTTTCTGCACCTGTCAACTCTGGGGCAAGTATGCATCTGCCCCCAGTTCTCATACTGGTGGCCCGGTCCTGGGTGCCAGCAGCAGCCCTGCAGGACACACTGAATGAACAGGAGCAGCTCCCAGATggagagagggatggggaggcctgaGATAGGCTGGCGAGGTCAGCAGAGCCCAGGCCAGGCAGATGCTTGTGTACTAAGGCCCCCGACTTCAGGCTTTGTCCTTAGTGCAGTAGGGATCCAGTGCAAGTGTGTAAGCCAGTCTCGGGATGAGATGTCTGCAGATGAGAAAAAGGGATGAGGATGAGGTCAGGAGACAGTCTGGACTGTGGAGGCGGCAGAGGAGATGGAGATAGGGGACAGGTCTAAGAGCTGtcgagaaaggaagggagggggacACAGAGACCGGAGGGAGGAAGGACAGAGAAAACATCCAGGCTTCTGATGGGAGCGCCCACCGAGACATAGACCAAGAGAGAAGACGCAGGTCTGGGCCAACTTGGATATGTTATGTCTGCGGTGCCCATAGGATATCCAAGGAAAGACGAGCAGTGCTTAGGGTCATGGTGACCCTCATGACAGTGATGTCCAGGGATGTTGGGGCAAAGGCCACCCTTGAGTAAGAGGCAAGGAGATTGTTGTTGGAAATGATTCTTTTCTCCATTGGCCCCAGCTCTGCCTTCAGTGGCCATTCCTATTTCTAGGAAAATCTTGTGGGGAATCTGGGGCAGACACTGAGTGCTGCCGAGTCTGCTCTGG
Coding sequences within:
- the PDZK1IP1 gene encoding PDZK1-interacting protein 1, whose protein sequence is MSVLSLVVLSLLMAVPPASCQQGRGNLQPWMQGLIAVAVFLVLVAIAFAVNHFWCQEKPAPINMVMTIGNKADGILVGTDGKYSSMAASFRSSEHENAYENIPEEEGKVCSTPM